A single window of Armatimonadota bacterium DNA harbors:
- the glyS gene encoding glycine--tRNA ligase subunit beta → MPRLLLEIGVEEMPARFVLPALEQLEVGLRALLSEEGLRAGEIRTFGTPRRLVLTAQEVPDRQADAVREVRGPAVKVAYDAEGKPTRAALGFARSQGVAVDSLERRSTEAGEYVFARVRIPGRPTREVLRERLPRLITDLSFPKTMRWGTQELRYGRPIRWIVAMLDHEVIPFEVAGVRSGSTTRGHRILNPGPHALPHAAEYERVMEEARVVVDHRRRATQILEDVRRLAAEVGGQALVPTSLLEEVTFLVEHPTPFRGAFDPDFLGLPREILVTVMQHHQRYFPVEREGQLLPYFLAVRDGDEVGLEQVREGNEWVLRARLEDARFFYEEDRKVPLAARLEQLREMVFVERLGTVWDKVERLRGLAGWLAEHLRLSEEERTHLLRAAELCKADLATHVVGEFPELAGTVGGLYARLDGEPEAVAEAIAEHLRPRTAEDTPPRSWLGALLGIADRADTLAGCLGIGLAPTGSADPYGLRRAAGSLFEILSLHRVRIPLLALVRRALGGYPDLEDRLEEIWAFVLGRLRAWLLERGYPHDTVEAVLDASWSDVADLVDRVEALVRFRATPAFAALYEAFDRAHRILDPALLSGEEPVAEDQAEQDLLEAIRAVRPRVETCVSSSRYEAALVELSRLRDPVARFFDAVFVNDPDPQVRRRRHTLLGEVVRLVREIADLSRLAVAPGERKAE, encoded by the coding sequence GTGCCTAGGCTTCTCCTGGAGATCGGTGTGGAGGAGATGCCCGCCCGCTTCGTGCTTCCGGCCCTGGAACAGCTGGAGGTGGGACTCCGGGCGTTGCTGTCCGAGGAGGGGCTTCGGGCCGGCGAGATCCGGACCTTCGGAACCCCCCGGAGGCTGGTGCTCACCGCCCAGGAGGTGCCGGATCGGCAGGCCGACGCGGTACGCGAGGTACGGGGCCCAGCGGTGAAGGTGGCCTACGATGCGGAGGGAAAGCCCACGCGGGCGGCGCTGGGCTTCGCGCGATCGCAGGGTGTGGCCGTGGACAGCCTGGAGCGGAGGAGCACGGAAGCGGGGGAGTACGTGTTCGCGCGGGTACGGATCCCGGGCCGGCCCACTCGGGAGGTCCTGCGGGAGCGGTTGCCCCGTCTCATCACGGATCTCTCGTTCCCCAAGACCATGCGGTGGGGAACGCAGGAGTTGCGGTACGGCCGGCCCATCCGGTGGATCGTGGCCATGCTGGACCACGAGGTGATCCCGTTCGAGGTGGCGGGAGTACGGAGCGGCAGCACCACCCGCGGGCACCGGATCCTCAATCCCGGACCGCACGCCCTCCCGCATGCCGCGGAATACGAGCGGGTGATGGAGGAAGCCCGGGTGGTGGTGGATCACCGGCGACGGGCAACGCAGATCCTGGAGGACGTGCGGCGCCTCGCCGCGGAGGTGGGCGGTCAGGCCCTCGTACCCACCTCACTCCTCGAGGAGGTCACCTTCCTTGTGGAGCATCCCACGCCCTTCCGGGGAGCCTTCGACCCGGACTTTCTTGGCCTTCCCCGGGAGATCCTTGTCACCGTGATGCAGCATCACCAGCGCTACTTCCCCGTGGAGCGGGAAGGGCAGCTGCTGCCCTACTTCCTCGCGGTGCGGGACGGGGACGAGGTGGGGTTGGAGCAGGTGCGGGAAGGGAACGAGTGGGTCCTGCGGGCGCGCCTGGAGGATGCCCGCTTCTTCTACGAGGAGGATCGGAAGGTTCCCCTCGCCGCTCGGTTGGAGCAGCTTCGGGAGATGGTGTTCGTGGAACGGCTGGGCACCGTGTGGGACAAGGTGGAGCGGCTGCGGGGCCTCGCGGGGTGGCTGGCGGAACACCTCCGCCTGTCGGAGGAGGAGCGGACGCACCTCCTACGCGCCGCGGAGCTGTGCAAGGCGGATTTGGCCACCCATGTGGTAGGGGAGTTCCCGGAGCTTGCGGGCACCGTAGGGGGGCTGTACGCACGGCTGGATGGCGAGCCGGAGGCTGTGGCGGAGGCCATCGCGGAGCACCTGCGGCCGCGCACCGCGGAGGACACCCCTCCCCGCAGCTGGCTGGGGGCCCTGCTGGGGATCGCGGATCGTGCGGACACGCTCGCGGGTTGCCTCGGGATCGGGCTTGCGCCGACGGGCTCCGCGGATCCGTACGGACTGCGTCGGGCCGCGGGCAGTCTGTTTGAGATCCTCTCCCTCCACCGGGTGCGGATCCCGCTGCTTGCCTTGGTCCGTCGGGCCCTGGGAGGGTACCCGGACCTGGAGGACCGCCTGGAGGAGATCTGGGCCTTCGTACTGGGGCGGCTGCGGGCGTGGCTGCTGGAGCGGGGATACCCGCACGACACGGTGGAGGCGGTGCTGGACGCTTCCTGGTCCGACGTGGCGGATCTGGTGGATCGGGTGGAGGCCCTCGTCCGGTTTCGGGCTACTCCCGCCTTCGCGGCCCTGTACGAGGCCTTCGATCGGGCCCACCGCATCCTCGACCCCGCGCTCCTCTCCGGAGAAGAACCGGTGGCCGAAGACCAGGCGGAACAGGATTTGCTGGAGGCCATCCGGGCGGTACGCCCCCGGGTGGAAACGTGCGTCTCCTCCTCGCGGTACGAGGCGGCCCTCGTGGAGCTGTCCAGACTGCGGGACCCTGTGGCGCGGTTCTTCGATGCCGTCTTCGTCAACGACCCGGATCCACAGGTCCGCCGCCGCCGCCACACCCTGCTGGGGGAGGTGGTGCGGCTGGTGCGGGAGATCGCGGACCTCTCGCGGCTCGCGGTGGCTCCCGGGGAACGGAAGGCGGAGTGA
- a CDS encoding deoxyguanosinetriphosphate triphosphohydrolase, whose product MDSLHRIRERMEAEEAERLSPYATLSRNSRGRRVPEPEDDLRTCFQRDRDRVIHSKAFRRLKHKTQVFLAPEGDHYRTRLTHTLEVAQIARTIARALRLNEDLTEAIVLAHDLGHPPFGHAGEAALDEAMRPWGGFRHSEQSLRVVDLLEQRRRSDGTVEWGLNLTWEVRDGILGHSKGASDMQFEAGLPTTLEGQVVRVADRIAYVHHDVDDAVRAGLLREEEIPAEVREVLGPTRGRWVDVLVRDVVTSSEDQPRIVMSEPVRQALDLLKDFLFERVYLNPVAKAEEPRAQRLLRMLFEHFLEHPEQISPEYQRLVALGEPLPRVVCDFLAGMTDRYAVRIAESLFLPRSWPR is encoded by the coding sequence ATGGATTCCCTGCACCGTATCCGGGAGCGGATGGAGGCAGAGGAGGCGGAGCGGCTCTCGCCCTACGCCACGTTGAGCCGGAATTCGCGGGGAAGACGCGTCCCGGAACCCGAGGATGACCTGCGCACCTGCTTTCAGCGGGATCGGGACCGGGTGATCCACAGCAAGGCGTTCCGCAGGCTTAAGCACAAAACCCAGGTGTTCCTCGCACCCGAGGGAGACCACTACCGGACCCGGCTCACCCACACCCTGGAGGTGGCCCAGATCGCCCGCACCATCGCCCGGGCCCTGCGGCTCAACGAGGACCTCACGGAGGCCATCGTCCTGGCCCACGACCTCGGGCATCCCCCCTTCGGACACGCGGGAGAAGCCGCCCTGGACGAGGCGATGCGGCCGTGGGGGGGATTCCGACACTCCGAGCAGAGCCTGCGGGTTGTGGACCTGCTGGAACAGCGCCGCCGGTCCGACGGCACCGTGGAGTGGGGGCTCAACCTCACGTGGGAGGTGCGGGACGGAATCCTGGGGCACAGCAAGGGAGCCTCAGACATGCAGTTCGAAGCCGGACTCCCCACCACCCTGGAAGGGCAGGTGGTCCGGGTGGCGGATCGGATCGCCTACGTGCACCACGACGTGGACGACGCGGTCCGGGCTGGTCTCCTGCGGGAGGAGGAGATCCCCGCGGAGGTCCGGGAGGTGCTGGGCCCCACCCGGGGCCGGTGGGTGGACGTCTTGGTACGGGACGTGGTCACGAGCAGCGAGGACCAGCCCCGGATCGTCATGAGTGAACCCGTACGCCAGGCGTTGGACCTCCTCAAGGACTTCCTGTTCGAGCGGGTCTATCTCAACCCCGTGGCGAAGGCGGAGGAACCGCGGGCCCAGCGCCTGCTGCGGATGCTCTTCGAGCACTTCCTGGAACATCCGGAGCAGATCTCCCCAGAGTACCAGCGGCTGGTTGCCCTCGGGGAGCCCCTCCCCCGGGTGGTGTGCGACTTCCTCGCGGGGATGACGGATCGTTACGCGGTACGGATCGCGGAGTCCCTCTTCCTCCCCAGGAGCTGGCCCCGCTAG